A region from the Drosophila ananassae strain 14024-0371.13 chromosome 2L, ASM1763931v2, whole genome shotgun sequence genome encodes:
- the LOC6500915 gene encoding baculoviral IAP repeat-containing protein 5: MVNDIVAGLDSNKWEGFRSLHLLEQHRIDSFKDWPFSDQSTCSISKMAEAGFYWTGNKRENDTATCFVCGKTLDGWESEDEPWKEHAKHAPQCEFVKMDTAERDLSISQFLLILGTVVKGNINKSCKVFKQKFILDNEERKEEFANPLK, encoded by the exons atggtcAACGATATTGTCGCGGGACTTGATAGCAATAAGTGGGAGGGCTTCCGGAGCCTGCACCTTCTCGAGCAGCATCGCATCGATAGCTTCAAGGATTGGCCATTTTCGGATCAATCTACGTGCAGCATTTCGAAG ATGGCCGAAGCTGGATTTTATTGGACTGGCAATAAGAGGGAGAACGACACAGCCACCTGCTTTGTTTGTGGAAAAACGCTTGATGGTTGGGAATCCGAGGATGAACCGTGGAAGGAGCACGCCAAACACGCTCCACAGTGCGAGTTCGTAAAGATGGACACCGCCGAAAGGGATTTGTCC ATTTCTCAATTCCTTCTGATCCTGGGCACCGTAGTCAAGGggaatattaataaaagcTGCAAGGTATTTAAGCAAAAATTTATACTGGACAACGAGGAACGCAAGGAGGAGTTTGCGAATCCGTTGAAATAG
- the LOC6500913 gene encoding protein phosphatase PP2A 55 kDa regulatory subunit isoform X1, whose amino-acid sequence MDRTNDIIHFPPLPVAPNPHAMGRWGRQSPVLEPPDPQLQGTPPALPPRTFMRQSSITKIGNMLNTAININGAKKPQSNGEASWCFSQIKGALDDDVTDADIISCVEFNHDGELLATGDKGGRVVIFQRDPASKAANPRRGEYNVYSTFQSHEPEFDYLKSLEIEEKINKIRWLQQKNPVHFLLSTNDKTVKLWKVSERDKSFEGYNTKEENGLIRDPQNVTALRVPSVKQIPLLVEASPRRTFANAHTYHINSISVNSDQETFLSADDLRINLWHLEVVNQSYNIVDIKPTNMEELTEVITAAEFHPTECNVFVYSSSKGTIRLCDMRSAALCDRHSKQFEEPENPTNRSFFSEIISSISDVKLSNSGRYMISRDYLSIKVWDLHMETKPIETYPVHEYLRAKLCSLYENDCIFDKFECCWNGKDSSIMTGSYNNFFRVFDRNSKKDVTLEASRDIIKPKTVLKPRKVCTGGKRKKDEISVDCLDFNKKILHTAWHPEENIIAVAATNNLFIFQDKF is encoded by the exons ATGGATAGGACGAATGATATTATAC ATTTCCCACCCCTCCCCGTCGCACCGAATCCCCACGCCATGGGACGCTGGGGCCGGCAGAGTCCGGTGCTGGAGCCGCCGGATCCGCAATTGCAGGGAACACCACCCGCCCTACCGCCGCGCACCTTCATGCGACAGTCCAGCATTACCAAAATTGGCAACATGCTCAATACGGCCATCAACATCAATGGAGCCAAGAAGCCACAAA GTAATGGAGAGGCGTCCTGGTGCTTCTCACAGATTAAAGGCGCCCTAGACGATGATGTCACGGATGCGGACATCATATCCTGCGTGGAATTCAATCACGATGGCGAACTACTGGCCACCGGCGACAAGGGCGGTCGCGTCGTCATCTTCCAG CGTGATCCTGCCTCGAAAGCCGCTAATCCGAGACGCGGCGAATACAATGTCTATTCGACATTCCAATCGCACGAGCCCGAATTCGATTACCTCAAGTCGTTGGAGATCGAGGAGAAAATCAACAAGATCCGATGGcttcaacaaaaaaatcccGTGCACTTTCTGCTCTCGACCAACGACAAGACGGTCAAGTTGTGGAAGGTGAGTGAGCGCGACAAGTCGTTCGAGGGCTACAACACGAAGGAGGAAAACGGACTGATCAGGGATCCACAGAATGTGACCGCTTTACGAGTGCCATCTGTTAAGCAGATACCGCTGCTAGTGGAGGCATCACCGCGTCGCACCTTCGCCAATGCACACACCTATCACATTAATTCAATTAGCGTCAACTCCGATCAGGAGACCTTCTTGTCGGCCGACGATCTCCGCATCAATCTCTGGCATCTGGAGGTGGTCAATCAGAGTTATAATATCGTCGATATTAAACCGACGAACATGGAGGAGCTGACGGAGGTGATCACAGCGGCCGAATTCCATCCGACCGAGTGCAATGTGTTCGTCTATTCGAGCTCCAAGGGCACAATACGATTATGTGATATGCGATCGGCGGCGCTATGCGACCGGCACAGCAAACAGTTCGAAGAGCCCGAGAATCCAACGAATCGCAGTTTCTTCAGCGAGATAATTAGCTCCATAAGCGATGTGAAGCTGAGTAACTCCGGTCGCTACATGATCTCCAGGGATTACTTGAGCATCAAGGTGTGGGATCTGCACATGGAAACCAAGCCCATTGAGACCTATCCT GTTCATGAATACCTGCGCGCTAAGCTGTGCTCGCTGTATGAGAACGACTGCATTTTCGACAAGTTTGAGTGCTGTTGGAACGGCAAGGATAGCTCGATAATGACCGGTAGCTATAATAACTTTTTCCGAGTATTTGATCGAAACTCGAAAAAGGATGTAACGCTGGAAGCGTCCAGGGATATCATTAAGCCGAAGACGGTGCTGAAGCCACGAAAAGTTTGCACTGGCGGCAAACGGAAGAAGGACGAGATCAGCGTGGACTGTCTCGACTTTAATAAGAAGATCCTGCACACCGCCTGGCATCCCGAAGAGAACATCATTGCTGTGGCTGCGACCAACAACCTATTCATATTTCAGGATAAATTTTAG
- the LOC6500913 gene encoding protein phosphatase PP2A 55 kDa regulatory subunit isoform X3, with the protein MAGNGEASWCFSQIKGALDDDVTDADIISCVEFNHDGELLATGDKGGRVVIFQRDPASKAANPRRGEYNVYSTFQSHEPEFDYLKSLEIEEKINKIRWLQQKNPVHFLLSTNDKTVKLWKVSERDKSFEGYNTKEENGLIRDPQNVTALRVPSVKQIPLLVEASPRRTFANAHTYHINSISVNSDQETFLSADDLRINLWHLEVVNQSYNIVDIKPTNMEELTEVITAAEFHPTECNVFVYSSSKGTIRLCDMRSAALCDRHSKQFEEPENPTNRSFFSEIISSISDVKLSNSGRYMISRDYLSIKVWDLHMETKPIETYPVHEYLRAKLCSLYENDCIFDKFECCWNGKDSSIMTGSYNNFFRVFDRNSKKDVTLEASRDIIKPKTVLKPRKVCTGGKRKKDEISVDCLDFNKKILHTAWHPEENIIAVAATNNLFIFQDKF; encoded by the exons ATGGCCG GTAATGGAGAGGCGTCCTGGTGCTTCTCACAGATTAAAGGCGCCCTAGACGATGATGTCACGGATGCGGACATCATATCCTGCGTGGAATTCAATCACGATGGCGAACTACTGGCCACCGGCGACAAGGGCGGTCGCGTCGTCATCTTCCAG CGTGATCCTGCCTCGAAAGCCGCTAATCCGAGACGCGGCGAATACAATGTCTATTCGACATTCCAATCGCACGAGCCCGAATTCGATTACCTCAAGTCGTTGGAGATCGAGGAGAAAATCAACAAGATCCGATGGcttcaacaaaaaaatcccGTGCACTTTCTGCTCTCGACCAACGACAAGACGGTCAAGTTGTGGAAGGTGAGTGAGCGCGACAAGTCGTTCGAGGGCTACAACACGAAGGAGGAAAACGGACTGATCAGGGATCCACAGAATGTGACCGCTTTACGAGTGCCATCTGTTAAGCAGATACCGCTGCTAGTGGAGGCATCACCGCGTCGCACCTTCGCCAATGCACACACCTATCACATTAATTCAATTAGCGTCAACTCCGATCAGGAGACCTTCTTGTCGGCCGACGATCTCCGCATCAATCTCTGGCATCTGGAGGTGGTCAATCAGAGTTATAATATCGTCGATATTAAACCGACGAACATGGAGGAGCTGACGGAGGTGATCACAGCGGCCGAATTCCATCCGACCGAGTGCAATGTGTTCGTCTATTCGAGCTCCAAGGGCACAATACGATTATGTGATATGCGATCGGCGGCGCTATGCGACCGGCACAGCAAACAGTTCGAAGAGCCCGAGAATCCAACGAATCGCAGTTTCTTCAGCGAGATAATTAGCTCCATAAGCGATGTGAAGCTGAGTAACTCCGGTCGCTACATGATCTCCAGGGATTACTTGAGCATCAAGGTGTGGGATCTGCACATGGAAACCAAGCCCATTGAGACCTATCCT GTTCATGAATACCTGCGCGCTAAGCTGTGCTCGCTGTATGAGAACGACTGCATTTTCGACAAGTTTGAGTGCTGTTGGAACGGCAAGGATAGCTCGATAATGACCGGTAGCTATAATAACTTTTTCCGAGTATTTGATCGAAACTCGAAAAAGGATGTAACGCTGGAAGCGTCCAGGGATATCATTAAGCCGAAGACGGTGCTGAAGCCACGAAAAGTTTGCACTGGCGGCAAACGGAAGAAGGACGAGATCAGCGTGGACTGTCTCGACTTTAATAAGAAGATCCTGCACACCGCCTGGCATCCCGAAGAGAACATCATTGCTGTGGCTGCGACCAACAACCTATTCATATTTCAGGATAAATTTTAG
- the LOC6499682 gene encoding protein fem-1 homolog C, whose translation MRSLEGSRQEQDLELELELPRMANERKQSSPKVELTKLSHELIEECKRSQEDSLLSRHLRHELEKLPRDSRRELVRKQRNGCAPLFIACKRGAVVIAEYLITICEADIEQRGHFEVPEDNSFHYVSPLWAAVVSGKLSMVKYLVRIGCDINATSDSGSTPVRSACYMTHVDIVKFLVENGADIKRPNINGGTCLINSVQSVQLCLYLVRKGADINARDIQDKTALHYAIQEHRLDTTRMLIEQGADPYAKSRYGDDALRTACLKGAHQIFDFLKKELSYTAARLAEAHELMGSTFLDEHNESRVCILHWRMAHHIRAAYTPYIEKIPKVPLRTAYENAVEFSTLEELDNIATDMDAMRTQSLLICERVLGLTHKDMLFRLTFRGASYADSLQLQRCIDLWRFLLEVRVSNWSILHFETCFAAQALVRLMLDLHVQNSSHIRSDARARFVHQDNVLPRFEDVLGVFRTLAESANVVKHLLLLRPVFRRQQENYDRVMRCLAHLIYLLINTVHTEAQNKLIYQAIHETVVVGNLRSASTADTLLHLCASRLNVIKSGYITDDNFADKTVFPNADVIKVLIECGVDVNIKNEAKSTPLHVACQPYNYDNEIVHLLLKCGADIDQPNRADKRPYDLIASNPTSTIPLLNFVTLQCLAATTISKHRVPYHNQLHRQLEQFVRNHEP comes from the exons ATGCGCTCACTTGAAGGCAGCCGTCAGGAGCAGGACCtcgagctggagctggaactGCCCCGAATGGCAAACGAACGCAAGCAAAGCAGCCCCAAGGTGGAGCTGACCAAGCTGAGTCACGAACTAATTGAAGAATGTAAACGCAGCCAGGAGGACTCGCTGCTGTCGCGCCACCTTCGCCACGAGCTGGAAAA GCTGCCACGCGATTCCCGTCGTGAGTTGGTGCGAAAGCAGCGGAATGGTTGCGCCCCCCTTTTCATCGCCTGCAAGCGAGGAGCCGTAGTAATCGCCGAGTATCTGATCACCATATGTGAGGCGGATATTGAGCAGAGAGGACACTTTGAGGTACCAGAGGACAATAGCTTTCACTATGTATCGCCTCTGTGGGCAGCCGTTGTCTCTGGAAAATTGTCAATGGTCAAGTACCTGGTTCGAATCGGATGTGACATAAATGCCACTTCCGATTCAGGATCCACGCCCGTGCGTAGTGCCTGCTACATGACCCATGTCGATATTG TCAAGTTTCTAGTGGAGAACGGGGCTGATATCAAGCGGCCGAACATTAATGGTGGCACCTGTCTGATTAACTCAGTGCAGTCGGTGCAACTATGTTTGTATTTGGTGCGCAAGGGAGCGGATATCAATGCACGCGATATTCAGGATAAGACGGCTCTGCACTATGCCATCCAGGAACACCGACTGGACACCACCAGGATGCTGATTGAGCAGGGCGCCGATCCATATGCCAAGAGTCGTTATGGAGACGATGCTCTGCGCACCGCATGCCTAAAGGGAGCCCATCAAATCTTCGACTTTTTGAAGAAAGAGCTTAGCTATACGGCGGCTAGATTGGCGGAGGCACACGAGCTGATGGGGTCGACGTTCCTGGACGAGCACAACGAGTCGCGCGTATGTATCCTACACTGGCGCATGGCGCACCACATCCGGGCCGCGTACACCCCATACATTGAGAAGATCCCCAAAGTTCCACTGCGAACGGCCTACGAGAATGCGGTGGAGTTCAGTACGCTGGAAGAGCTGGACAATATTGCGACGGACATGGATGCAATGCGGACACAGAGTCTTCTCATTTGTGAACGGGTGCTGGGACTGACTCACAAGGATATGCTATTTCGGCTGACATTTAG GGGGGCGTCTTATGCGGATTCACTACAGCTGCAGCGTTGCATTGATCTTTGGCGTTTCCTGCTCGAGGTTCGCGTCTCCAACTGGTCCATTTTGCACTTCGAGACATGCTTTGCGGCCCAGGCATTGGTGCGCTTGATGCTGGATCTGCATGTTCAAAACTCCAGCCACATAAGAAGCGATGCCAGGGCCAGGTTTGTGCATCAGGACAATGTTCTGCCGCGGTTCGAAGATGTCCTAGGCGTTTTTCGGACTCTGGCGGAAAGCGCCAATGTTGTAAAGCATTTGCTGCTCTTGCGTCCAGTTTTTCGGCGACAGCAGGAGAACTATGATCGCGTAATGAGATGCCTGGCGCACCTCATTTACCTGCTGATAAATACCGTCCACACGGAAGCGCAAAACAAGCTCATCTACCAGGCAATACATGAGACTGTGGTCGTTGGCAATCTGCGCAGTGCAAGCACCGCCGATACTCTACTCCATCTCTGCGCCTCTCGGCTAAACGTCATTAAGAGCGGCTACATCACCGATGACAACTTTGCTGAT AAGACTGTGTTTCCAAATGCGGATGTCATCAAAGTGCTTATTGAGTGCGGTGTCGATGTCAACATTAAAAACGAAGCCAAATCAACGCCCTTGCATGTGGCCTGTCAGCCCTATAACTATGACAATGAg ATTGTTCACCTGTTGCTCAAGTGCGGAGCGGATATTGATCAGCCGAATCGCGCCGATAAGCGGCCCTACGACTTAATAGCCTCCAATCCCACCAGCACCATTCCGCTGCTCAACTTCGTGACGCTGCAGTGCTTGGCAGCGACTACGATTAGTAAGCACCGGGTTCCCTACCACAATCAGCTACACAGGCAGCTGGAACAGTTTGTTAGAAACCACGAACCGTGA
- the LOC6500913 gene encoding protein phosphatase PP2A 55 kDa regulatory subunit isoform X2 has protein sequence MGRWGRQSPVLEPPDPQLQGTPPALPPRTFMRQSSITKIGNMLNTAININGAKKPQSNGEASWCFSQIKGALDDDVTDADIISCVEFNHDGELLATGDKGGRVVIFQRDPASKAANPRRGEYNVYSTFQSHEPEFDYLKSLEIEEKINKIRWLQQKNPVHFLLSTNDKTVKLWKVSERDKSFEGYNTKEENGLIRDPQNVTALRVPSVKQIPLLVEASPRRTFANAHTYHINSISVNSDQETFLSADDLRINLWHLEVVNQSYNIVDIKPTNMEELTEVITAAEFHPTECNVFVYSSSKGTIRLCDMRSAALCDRHSKQFEEPENPTNRSFFSEIISSISDVKLSNSGRYMISRDYLSIKVWDLHMETKPIETYPVHEYLRAKLCSLYENDCIFDKFECCWNGKDSSIMTGSYNNFFRVFDRNSKKDVTLEASRDIIKPKTVLKPRKVCTGGKRKKDEISVDCLDFNKKILHTAWHPEENIIAVAATNNLFIFQDKF, from the exons ATGGGACGCTGGGGCCGGCAGAGTCCGGTGCTGGAGCCGCCGGATCCGCAATTGCAGGGAACACCACCCGCCCTACCGCCGCGCACCTTCATGCGACAGTCCAGCATTACCAAAATTGGCAACATGCTCAATACGGCCATCAACATCAATGGAGCCAAGAAGCCACAAA GTAATGGAGAGGCGTCCTGGTGCTTCTCACAGATTAAAGGCGCCCTAGACGATGATGTCACGGATGCGGACATCATATCCTGCGTGGAATTCAATCACGATGGCGAACTACTGGCCACCGGCGACAAGGGCGGTCGCGTCGTCATCTTCCAG CGTGATCCTGCCTCGAAAGCCGCTAATCCGAGACGCGGCGAATACAATGTCTATTCGACATTCCAATCGCACGAGCCCGAATTCGATTACCTCAAGTCGTTGGAGATCGAGGAGAAAATCAACAAGATCCGATGGcttcaacaaaaaaatcccGTGCACTTTCTGCTCTCGACCAACGACAAGACGGTCAAGTTGTGGAAGGTGAGTGAGCGCGACAAGTCGTTCGAGGGCTACAACACGAAGGAGGAAAACGGACTGATCAGGGATCCACAGAATGTGACCGCTTTACGAGTGCCATCTGTTAAGCAGATACCGCTGCTAGTGGAGGCATCACCGCGTCGCACCTTCGCCAATGCACACACCTATCACATTAATTCAATTAGCGTCAACTCCGATCAGGAGACCTTCTTGTCGGCCGACGATCTCCGCATCAATCTCTGGCATCTGGAGGTGGTCAATCAGAGTTATAATATCGTCGATATTAAACCGACGAACATGGAGGAGCTGACGGAGGTGATCACAGCGGCCGAATTCCATCCGACCGAGTGCAATGTGTTCGTCTATTCGAGCTCCAAGGGCACAATACGATTATGTGATATGCGATCGGCGGCGCTATGCGACCGGCACAGCAAACAGTTCGAAGAGCCCGAGAATCCAACGAATCGCAGTTTCTTCAGCGAGATAATTAGCTCCATAAGCGATGTGAAGCTGAGTAACTCCGGTCGCTACATGATCTCCAGGGATTACTTGAGCATCAAGGTGTGGGATCTGCACATGGAAACCAAGCCCATTGAGACCTATCCT GTTCATGAATACCTGCGCGCTAAGCTGTGCTCGCTGTATGAGAACGACTGCATTTTCGACAAGTTTGAGTGCTGTTGGAACGGCAAGGATAGCTCGATAATGACCGGTAGCTATAATAACTTTTTCCGAGTATTTGATCGAAACTCGAAAAAGGATGTAACGCTGGAAGCGTCCAGGGATATCATTAAGCCGAAGACGGTGCTGAAGCCACGAAAAGTTTGCACTGGCGGCAAACGGAAGAAGGACGAGATCAGCGTGGACTGTCTCGACTTTAATAAGAAGATCCTGCACACCGCCTGGCATCCCGAAGAGAACATCATTGCTGTGGCTGCGACCAACAACCTATTCATATTTCAGGATAAATTTTAG
- the LOC6500917 gene encoding tRNA-specific adenosine deaminase 2 codes for MAAFMEEAFIEARRARDAGEVPVGCVFVLGDKVIARGGNEVNVHRNATRHAEFICIDATLAYCREKRLPARQMFSEITVVVTVEPCIMCSAALHTLGVKEIIYGCENDRFGGKTVVDVAAVVGQRIDITGGVRADEAMALLKEFYKGDNPAAPPQAKKKK; via the coding sequence ATGGCCGCCTTCATGGAGGAAGCGTTTATAGAGGCGCGACGGGCACGTGACGCTGGCGAGGTGCCCGTGGGATGTGTTTTCGTACTCGGGGACAAGGTCATCGCACGTGGCGGAAACGAGGTGAACGTCCACCGGAATGCTACTCGCCACGCCGAGTTCATCTGCATCGACGCCACTCTGGCCTACTGCCGGGAGAAGCGTCTACCGGCCCGTCAGATGTTCAGCGAGATCACAGTGGTGGTCACCGTGGAACCCTGCATTATGTGCTCTGCGGCCCTCCATACCCTCGGCGTAAAGGAGATCATCTACGGCTGCGAAAACGACCGCTTCGGTGGCAAGACTGTGGTTGACGTTGCCGCTGTTGTGGGTCAACGCATCGATATCACCGGTGGTGTACGAGCGGACGAGGCGATGGCTCTACTCAAGGAGTTCTATAAGGGCGACAATCCGGCAGCACCCCCTCAAGCCAAAAAGAAGAAGTAA
- the LOC6500914 gene encoding protein Skeletor, isoforms B/C: MTLRNKSGSNNVLCLRLHRKLYLLPAISLFLIFLTCSTLLPVALAEGEEEDGPYRGQYLGKLNSYHHQVSGDVYAVNEYTFLIVGFNYDGNGADTFFWSGASNRPGPQGFIVPDEHGRTNILDRYHNKDFTLTLPDRKKITEIKWLAVYDLSSQNNFGDVYIPEEFEPPKTQVGGTFSRRSHNVSSSSIEILDSKTIRIKDFTYDGLGKRTFFWTGVGAQPSSRGSKLPDERGYLDPIRKYNKETIELELPGDKTIFDIDWISVYDVADNENYGHVLINERLNVPPSLVKVTPFEFSLPNCRQLHKDLQVSWEVFGPQITFQLSGQVAANDYMSFGISGSDTSSQMIGSDVVVAYIDDIRGYTIDYNITSLAPCVQVLGQNKGVCRDDVVGGLDSFQLNTYSRKDGINTISFRRTLKSSDDGDKEIFLDRSNYVVWAFGQLDSNNEPAFHTYYPKSDILIDFNTTEPVNDCFAFTKSVETPPPLWERTRITDATVRSFNAYLGPSGGLRGYQGLTGHVSSGLAWYINGYMIPELYLKRGLTYTFKVRGGNNPHSPEHYHPLVITDDPQGGYDRLSDAKQSEIRVLAGVEFTRRGRPKPTAAGPLCISRYPPKYDRRLDDNFATFKKFNRSLITECVDEAPALLEITPNITWPDTVYYNSFTHGNMGWKIHIVDSYNNLRNGASAATSMSLPIILLSLYFLFQY, from the exons ATGACATTGAGGAACAAAAGCGGTAGCAACAATGTTCTTTGTCTGCGATTGCATCGGAAATTGTACTTACTGCCGGCCATATCGCTTTTCCTCATTTTCCTCACCTGCTCCACCCTGCTCCCCGTTGCCT TGGCCGAGGGCGAGGAGGAGGATGGGCCATATCGTGGACAATATTTGGGTAAACTCAACTCCTACCACCACCAAGTGTCCGGTGATGTGTACGCTGTCAACGAGTACACCTTCCTGATTGTGGGCTTCAACTATGACGGCAACGGGGCGGATACGTTCTTCTGGTCGGGAGCCAGCAATCGGCCAGGACCGCAGGGTTTCATTGTACCCGACGAACATGGAAG AACGAACATCCTTGATCGCTACCACAACAAGGACTTCACATTGACCCTACCAGACCGAAAGAAGATAACCGAGATCAAGTGGCTGGCCGTCTATGATCTGAGTAGTCAGAATAACTTTGGGGATGTGTACATTCCCGAGGAGTTTGAGCCGCCCAAGACCCAGGTGGGCGGAACCTTCTCCAGGCGCAGTCACAATGTGagtagcagcagcatcgaGATCCTGGACTCGAAAACCATTCGGATCAAGGACTTCACCTATGACGGCCTTGGCAAGAGGACCTTCTTCTGGACAGGAGTGGGAGCACAACCGTCGAGTCGAGGCAGCAAGCTGCCGGATGAAAGGGGATA CCTTGATCCCATTCGGAAGTATAACAAGGAAACCATTGAACTCGAGCTGCCAGGAGACAAAACCATCTTCGACATTGACTGGATTAGTGTCTATGATGTGGCGGATAATGAGAACTATGGCCATGTGCTGATAAACGAGCGTTTGAATGTTCCTCCCTCTCTGGTCAAGGTTACGCCCTTTGAGTTCTCATTGCCCAATTGCCGGCAGCTGCACAAGGATCTACAGGTGTCCTGGGAGGTGTTTGGCCCGCAGATTACATTCCAGCTATCCGGACAGGTGGCAGCCAACGATTACATGTCCTTTGGCATATCCGGATCGGATACATCCAGTCAGATGATCGGCTCAGATGTGGTAGTGGCATACATAGACGACATTCGAGGCTACACCATCGACTACAATATCACATCGTTGGCACCCTGTGTTCAGGTGCTGGGCCAGAACAAGGGTGTCTGTCGGGATGATGTGGTTGGAGGCCTGGACAGCTTCCAGCTGAATACTTACAGCCGCAAGGATGGAATCAACACTATCAGCTTTAGGCGTACTCTCAAGTCAT cTGACGACGGCGACAAGGAGATCTTTCTGGACCGCAGCAACTATGTCGTTTGGGCTTTTGGCCAACTGGACTCGAACAATGAGCCAGCTTTCCACACTTACTATCCCAAAAGTGATATTTTAATCGATTTCAATACTACTGAGCCTGTCAATGACTGCTTTGCTTTCACCAAAAGCGTAGAGACGCCCCCACCATTGTGGGAACGTACCAGGATCACAGATGC AACGGTTCGTTCCTTTAACGCATACCTAGGACCTTCAGGAGGCTTGCGGGGCTATCAAGGACTGACTGGCCATGTTTCCAGTGGCTTGGCCTGGTACATCAACGGCTATATGATACCGGAACTGTACCTAAAGAGGGGTCTAACCTACACGTTTAAGGTGCGAGGCGGCAACAATCCCCACTCACCGGAGCACTACCATCCCCTGGTGATCACGGACGATCCTCAGGGCGGTTACGATCGTTTGTCGGATGCCAAGCAGAGTGAGATTCGTGTTCTGGCCGGAGTGGAGTTTACCAGACGAGGAAGACCTAAGCCGACGGCAGCCGGGCCACTTTGCATCTCCAGATATCCTCCGAAATATGATCGCCGTTTGGATGACAACTTCGCCACCTTCAAGAAGTTCAATCGGTCGCTGATCACCGAGTGTGTGGACGAAGCACCTGCCCTGTTGGAAATCACTCCGAATATAACCTGGCCGGATACTGTCTACTACAATTCATTTACCCATGGCAATATGGGCTGGAAGATTCACATCGTGGATAGTTACAATAACCTGAGGAATGGAGCATCGGCTGCTACATCCATGTCCTTGCCCATTATCCTGCTGTCCCTGTACTTCCTATTCCAGTACTGA
- the LOC6500916 gene encoding single-strand selective monofunctional uracil-DNA glycosylase: MVSTTMLKRKLEKQRANLECEENKRLALPGDGPTSELFPQPLWQQFFNIEAKLNDNLDQMIHPLPPNVTCIYNPIVYASQLHCDYLRRYLEGPKKLIFVGMNPGPNGMCQTGIPFGNVRTVKVLMQLNEMVNKPPIEHPKRPVMGLDCLTEEPSGVRLWELFLQLAGNMETFSQQCFVHNFCPLAFFDEAGKNLTPSELKGPYKKELGKHCLEALEEELVLLKPMVVVAVGNYVRDILKGSNYCKSASVSVLLLPHPSPRSVNNANWPEKAKAFLEEHNLLPFMKNEA; the protein is encoded by the exons ATGGTTTCAACAACCATGTTGAAACGCAAGTTGGAAAAACAGAGAGCGAACCTGGAATGCGAAGAAAACAAGAGATTGGCCTTGCCAGGGGATGGGCCAACATCGGAACTGTTTCCTCAACCCCTGTGGCAGCAGTTCTTCAACATCGAGGCAAAGCTCAATGATAATTTGGATCAAATGATTCACCCTCTTCCGCCAAATGTTACGTGCATTTACAATCCAATAGTCTATGCGTCACAGCTGCATTGCGACTATTTGCGTCGTTATTTAGAAGGACCCAAGAAGCTAATCTTTGTGGGAATGAATCCTGGGCCGAATGGAATGTGCCAAACTGGC ATACCCTTTGGAAATGTCCGCACTGTGAAAGTGTTAATGCAGCTTAATGAAATGGTGAATAAGCCTCCAATAGAGCATCCGAAACGTCCTGTCATGGGCTTGGACTGTCTGACGGAAGAGCCAAGCGGTGTTCGCCTCTGGGAGCTATTTTTACAATTGGCCGGAAATATGGAAACGTTTTCACAGCAATGCTTCGTTCATAATTTCTGTCCTCTAGCATTCTTCGACGAAGCTGGAAAAAATCTGACACCCAGTGAGCTTAAAGGGCCCTATAAAAAGGAACTAGGGAAACACTGCTTAGAGGCCCTTGAGGAGGAACTGGTTTTGCTGAAGCCCATGGTAGTTGTGGCAGTGGGAAACTATGTGCGGGACATTTTAAAAGGTTCTAATTACTGCAAATCGGCTTCTGTTTCCGTTCTCCTGCTGCCTCATCCAAGTCCTCGATCCGTGAATAACGCCAACTGGCCAGAGAAGGCGAAGGCTTTCCTGGAGGAGCACAATCTGCTTCCATTCATGAAAAATGAGGcataa